The DNA window GGCACAAACTCTGACTCATCTCTGAGTGTTAAACAGCAGGAGGGTTTTTGTGTGTCAGCAGATACTAATACCGTAGCACCTTCTTCTTCAGTGACATCTCCCACACACGCCGTCAGAGCCAGGACGGCTGAAGAACATCCGTGACTCATCAATTTGCGATCTAATTAGATCAGATACGTCTAAAGATATTCTGGAAACAGTAGCGGTATCAGGACACTGTAGAAGGGTGTGTATCTACCAAAGGTCATTCACAGCAATGCAGACGGCAGTTAAGAAAGAAGACAATCTAGAGGAAAAGTGGATAAATCATTTTTGTTAAACATCTCAAAAAGCAGTAAACCAGCAATGACTCGTGTGTCCGCTGTTCAGTTTGCAAGAAATTCATATTATTTTGATAAATGTAGTAGGCACAAATCTACCATAGATCCTTGTGTTGTAATCTGTATATTAACCTCTATAATAATTAATACATATTGTTCCCTGGACCCTTAAATGCTTTAAAAGCCTGGCTGTTAATGCTTATTCTCTGACTGGGTTGGGGAGAAGTCTTTGTTTCAAGACATTTTCATATGTTTTATCCCAGGTTTCTTTTGGAAGTGCAAGTGAGAAATGCAATGGCGCCTGCACTGGCAgcataaagtaaagtaaaatacCTTTGGGCTAACAGTAACTGATTTCAATGCCATTTTGGGAGCAGATTAATAAAAATCCACCCTACCACACCTTCACTGCCTGCCAGGGCTGAGAGAGAATCTCAAAACCAAGCTGCTCTGTCTTCACTGCAGCAGTCTGCTATTGGCCTGGTGAATGCTGACAGCACTGATGTTTCTctgtggtggaggggggggagcAACCTGACTCTATAAAAGCACTGGATCTGCAGCATCACTGAACTGGTGCAGTGCAAAACGCTCGCTCACCCACACCGATGGTGTGCAGAACAAGggggacataaaaaaaaaccttctgaaACTGAAACATACATTTCCttttctaaaacaaacaaaaaatccacaACAAAAAGTCATCATGAGCTACGATTCCTTCTACTCCATCCGCCGCCCTTGGGACAGCTACAAAGGCTCCCGAACCACCACCAAATCTTCCATGTCTTCCTCTTTCTACTCTTCTTCACGAGCTCCTCCATCTGGGAAGAGGATACTAAGAATGTCCTCCTCTTCCCTCCCAGATGGATCTCAAAGGATGGACCTGGCTCAGGCCAGCTCTCTAAACACAGAGCTGCTGGGCCTGCGCTCACAGGAGAGGGCACAGCTTGTGGATCTGAATGACCGATTCGCCACCTACATCGAGAAGGTGAGGCACCTGGAGCTGCAGAACCGAGCCCTGCTGGCTGAGCTAGATGCGCTAAAGAGGCGGCAGAACGACCCATCCCGTCTGCAAGGACTCTATGAAGGAGAGGCGCGGAGTTTGAGGGCCATGATCGACTCAGAGAACGGGGAGAAGATGAGGATGGAGGCGGAGAGGGACTACCTCCGTGATGTGTATGAGCAGATGAAGGAGCGCTATGAGGAGGAGGCGAGGCGGCGTATGGATGCTGAGGAGGCCCTGCAGGGGGCTAAAGAGGAGGCGAGCAGGGCTGTGGTCTACAACTGTGATGCAGAAGCCACTGTGGCCTCCCTGTGTGATGAGATGGTGTTCCTAAAGAAAGTCTTTGCAGAGGAGCAAGCAGAGCTGCAGGCCCAGCTGCAGGTGGCTAACATCAGCATAGATGTGGAGGTGTCCCGGCCTGACCTGTCCACCGCGCTGCGAGACATCAGGGCTCAATACGAGCGGCTGGCACACAAGAACATGCAGGCCGCCGAGGAGTGGTACCAGAGCAAGTTTGCAAGTGTGGCGGAGATGGCCAGCAAAAACAACGAGGCCGTACACGCCATCCGAGAGGAGACCATGGAGTACCGGAGACTGCTTCAGTCCCGCTCCTCGGAGATTGAGGCCCTTCGGAATGTCATCGACTCCCTGAATAAACAACTGGAGGATCTGGAAGAAACGCAGGCGAAGGAGGTTGCAAAGTACCAGGTGAGGCAAAGAACCAGGGAAATTAGGGCCAATTGGATTTTGGCCTGCACAGGGGGAATGTAGCTTGTGGCCAGCCTTATTCTCCAAAACGCATTTTAGTTTCTTCTTCCTTTGGCTATTTTTAGAGCCTTTCTTCTGAAACAGTGCAACAGAAAGACGGTGTTACAGTTACAGGGTCAACTAGTGCAGCTAAAATTAAAGGAGACTCTCagaaagcagagaaacagaaagaagaaagaacgtTTCTTTCATCTACAAAATGACATGTACGTGTATTCTTAGCAGCAACTAACCTTCCTCATGCTCTGCTGCTCAGCAGGAAATAATGGCAGGCTCACAGCACAGGTGAAAATCTGCAAGGTTAAAGTCAGAATAAAATGAATGGGAGAGCACGTCaaagctgcaaacacacacaaagcacaaaaagcTCTTGTTTATCATTTCCCTGTTTTAAACAAATTGTTAGTAACTGTGAcatttgaactgaactgaactgtttttgtttgtttgttttataggTGAGGATAAGTGAACTGGAGCGGGACATTGCTGAAGCTAAGCAGGAGATGGCGCGCTACCTGAGAGAGTACCAAGACCTTCTCAATGTGAAGATGGCCCTTGACATTGAAATTGCAGCGTACAGGTGAGACACAGGCTCATATACACCAACACTGTTTCTCTTAATATTGCTTTTTCCCCCCTTACTTCAACTACATACATATTCAGACATAAACAGTAACAATCTGTTCTCCTTTACTTCACAGGAAACTCCTGGAGGGGGAGGAGATTCGTCTGGCGTACCCTTCCCTTCCTGCTCTAAATTAAAAACCTAAATCCCACCAATCCGGGCATAAATCTAAATTTTCCCTTCCCGTTCATCTTTGAACTGAACATCCTGAGAATCCCTCCATAACATgacctctctccctccctcatttctttaacaCTCTTCCCTTCCCTTTTCCCCTCTTTCCCCACAAAATTCATTTAATCTTCCCAAAACCAAACTGCAAACCGAAGCTCATCTTTCTCAAGACCGCTGTGCCCTTGTGCTAAACAAGAGGTCCACCAGAAGTCCCCCTTCTTCTACACACATTGACACCACACATCAAATAGAAGGCAAACTGCAAAGGGCAGAGTGGCTGCACTGCATTAGTTACATAGACGTG is part of the Archocentrus centrarchus isolate MPI-CPG fArcCen1 chromosome 22, fArcCen1, whole genome shotgun sequence genome and encodes:
- the neff2 gene encoding neurofilament light polypeptide, translated to MSYDSFYSIRRPWDSYKGSRTTTKSSMSSSFYSSSRAPPSGKRILRMSSSSLPDGSQRMDLAQASSLNTELLGLRSQERAQLVDLNDRFATYIEKVRHLELQNRALLAELDALKRRQNDPSRLQGLYEGEARSLRAMIDSENGEKMRMEAERDYLRDVYEQMKERYEEEARRRMDAEEALQGAKEEASRAVVYNCDAEATVASLCDEMVFLKKVFAEEQAELQAQLQVANISIDVEVSRPDLSTALRDIRAQYERLAHKNMQAAEEWYQSKFASVAEMASKNNEAVHAIREETMEYRRLLQSRSSEIEALRNVIDSLNKQLEDLEETQAKEVAKYQVRISELERDIAEAKQEMARYLREYQDLLNVKMALDIEIAAYRKLLEGEEIRLAYPSLPALN